A DNA window from Acetobacter aceti NBRC 14818 contains the following coding sequences:
- a CDS encoding AI-2E family transporter, with the protein MNAERLISGLLILGVAYGCVVVTAPFLSAILWAAILTFVTWPILLRLRRYMGPITAAVCMALLSTICIVVPIAGITSKVLTDAPQVLSDLTDTFLPNLRLPPVPPWLSKLPLAGAEATHAWDQAGKDLSHIGQSLRPYAGDIAQSVLSVLMQLANGGLHLAMALFIAFFFWLSGDSLGRTIRQLISRVAGRHADRILRIVGGTVRGTVYGLLGTAIVQGVLTGVGFFIVRVPEPVLFGTLAAFLSVLPIGAPLVWVPAAVWLAVSDHLWRGIFLALYGVILISGADHIIRPIFIARGAQLPYLLTLIGVIGGVLEFGGLGIFLGPVLLAVGYILIVEFAAGRVADLPHDSKTSET; encoded by the coding sequence GCGCCCTTTCTGTCCGCCATTCTGTGGGCGGCGATCCTGACCTTTGTGACATGGCCCATCCTGCTCAGACTGAGACGGTATATGGGTCCGATAACCGCCGCCGTCTGCATGGCCCTGCTCAGCACGATCTGCATCGTCGTACCCATAGCAGGCATCACTTCCAAGGTGCTGACTGACGCGCCACAGGTTCTGTCGGACCTGACAGACACGTTTCTGCCCAATCTGCGACTCCCTCCGGTTCCGCCATGGCTCAGCAAACTCCCGCTTGCTGGCGCTGAGGCCACGCACGCATGGGATCAGGCGGGCAAGGATCTCAGCCATATCGGGCAGAGTCTGCGCCCCTATGCCGGCGACATCGCCCAGTCCGTCCTGTCCGTCCTCATGCAGCTGGCAAACGGCGGCCTGCATCTGGCGATGGCGCTGTTCATCGCCTTCTTCTTCTGGCTGAGCGGTGATTCACTGGGACGCACCATCCGCCAGCTGATCAGTCGGGTCGCGGGGCGTCATGCCGACCGCATCCTGCGCATTGTCGGGGGCACCGTCCGGGGCACCGTCTATGGTCTGCTCGGCACGGCGATCGTGCAGGGCGTGCTGACCGGCGTGGGCTTTTTCATCGTCCGTGTGCCCGAACCCGTTCTCTTCGGCACGCTGGCCGCGTTTCTTTCCGTGCTGCCAATCGGCGCGCCGCTGGTCTGGGTACCCGCCGCCGTCTGGCTGGCCGTCTCGGATCATCTCTGGCGAGGTATCTTTCTGGCGCTGTACGGGGTCATCCTGATCTCGGGCGCGGATCATATCATTCGCCCTATCTTCATCGCTCGCGGCGCACAACTTCCTTACCTGCTGACACTCATCGGCGTGATTGGCGGCGTTCTGGAGTTCGGAGGGCTGGGCATCTTTCTCGGCCCGGTCCTGCTTGCGGTCGGATATATCCTGATCGTTGAGTTCGCCGCTGGTCGTGTTGCTGACCTGCCACACGACAGCAAGACATCGGAGACATGA
- a CDS encoding endonuclease/exonuclease/phosphatase family protein, with protein MMAAPKLKPLLKRIRRRPRLRGRIAATTTRRGDVEIRIISWNLLHSVGASIQDVMTLLEREKPDLLLMQEATQEIDQLPDLMGGYYARSPLPGRIHGVACWSRIPFSRAPRTCVIPSGMIVRRIAQIIRLPSITVANVHLSHGQIMNRRQLRRLSAILPAPAAILGDFNLVGPTLVPGFADVGPRAPTHRMVDLVPIRIDRCLIRGAICENARVLPVFASDHRPIMVTLRPGVSDSHSFAETVTLSE; from the coding sequence ATGATGGCCGCCCCCAAGCTGAAGCCCCTTCTCAAACGGATACGCCGTCGTCCCCGTCTGCGCGGCAGGATTGCAGCGACCACCACCCGCCGGGGCGATGTCGAGATCAGAATCATCAGCTGGAATCTGCTGCACAGTGTCGGAGCCAGTATTCAGGACGTCATGACGCTTCTGGAAAGGGAAAAGCCCGACCTTCTTCTCATGCAGGAAGCGACTCAGGAAATCGACCAGCTTCCCGACCTGATGGGAGGCTACTACGCCCGCTCCCCCCTCCCCGGTCGGATTCATGGTGTCGCCTGCTGGAGTCGTATTCCCTTTTCCCGCGCGCCTCGCACCTGCGTGATACCGTCGGGCATGATTGTGCGCCGCATCGCGCAGATCATCCGCCTGCCGTCCATCACCGTGGCCAATGTCCATCTGTCGCATGGGCAGATCATGAACAGGCGTCAGCTGCGGCGTCTTTCCGCCATCCTCCCGGCTCCCGCCGCCATTCTCGGAGATTTCAATCTGGTCGGGCCCACACTGGTGCCCGGCTTCGCGGATGTCGGGCCAAGGGCGCCGACACACCGGATGGTCGATCTTGTCCCCATCCGCATCGACCGCTGCCTGATCCGGGGTGCGATCTGCGAAAACGCCAGGGTTCTGCCGGTTTTCGCGTCCGATCACAGACCGATCATGGTCACGCTTCGACCGGGTGTTTCAGACTCCCACTCATTTGCCGAGACCGTGACGCTGTCAGAGTAA
- a CDS encoding OmpW/AlkL family protein, with protein MMKTGSFLAATLLAASALCSTAHAQTAAAPPPPPAGSTAYVNAPVAAPVAAPVNHSGRCGIFETCASTKIGLGKGDFMVRLSGVGVLPQDRDSKVSLNGQRLPGAHISTTNQAMPELTLEYFFTDNLSLDLIATSTRHEVAGYGGALGAKTDVGSAWVLPPTLTVAWHFRPHKRFNPYVGLGANLTWFHNMHGANGLKLNSGFTGGPSVNVGFDYQIVGNWFFNADVKQIFMRMHAWAENSAETVHIHAHESLDPTVVSAGIAYRF; from the coding sequence ATGATGAAGACCGGATCCTTTCTGGCCGCCACGCTGCTGGCCGCCAGCGCTCTCTGCAGCACGGCCCACGCCCAGACGGCTGCTGCTCCGCCACCGCCTCCGGCCGGGTCTACCGCCTATGTCAATGCGCCCGTTGCTGCCCCGGTCGCTGCCCCGGTCAATCATAGCGGTCGTTGCGGCATTTTTGAGACCTGCGCCAGCACAAAGATCGGTCTTGGCAAAGGCGACTTCATGGTCCGTCTGTCCGGCGTCGGCGTCCTGCCGCAGGATCGTGACAGCAAGGTCAGCCTGAACGGCCAGCGTCTGCCGGGTGCACACATCTCCACGACCAATCAGGCGATGCCTGAACTGACCCTTGAATACTTCTTCACCGATAATCTTTCGCTGGATCTGATCGCCACCAGCACGCGTCATGAAGTAGCCGGTTACGGCGGCGCGCTGGGCGCGAAGACGGATGTCGGTTCCGCGTGGGTGCTGCCGCCGACCCTGACGGTCGCCTGGCATTTCCGTCCGCACAAGCGTTTCAACCCGTATGTCGGTCTGGGTGCCAACCTGACCTGGTTCCACAACATGCACGGCGCGAATGGTCTGAAGCTGAACTCCGGCTTTACCGGTGGCCCTTCCGTCAATGTCGGCTTTGACTACCAGATTGTCGGCAACTGGTTCTTCAATGCTGATGTGAAGCAGATTTTCATGCGTATGCATGCATGGGCAGAAAACTCTGCCGAAACCGTGCATATCCATGCTCATGAATCTCTCGACCCGACCGTTGTGTCGGCTGGTATCGCTTACCGTTTCTGA
- a CDS encoding Crp/Fnr family transcriptional regulator, translated as MSVSALTAGNSLSVPKRIVIAGMEGCRACSVCEVRAHGICSALNDDELSQLAQAAVRVTIPPGRQLIEEGSPADEFFNITAGTVKLFKSLPDGRRQITGFVGIGHFLGLAVSDRYAFGAEAIDQVRLCRFSRERLETVIDEFPRLERRLRNEAANELVAAQDQMLLLGRKTARERVASFLYGQITELYGDDIPQTAKLHFPMTRADIADFLGLTVETVSRTISGLRREGLITTGASHEITVPAPSRLRTIASGEE; from the coding sequence ATGTCAGTATCTGCCCTGACAGCCGGAAACAGTCTGTCAGTCCCCAAACGAATCGTCATCGCTGGAATGGAGGGATGTCGGGCCTGTTCTGTATGTGAAGTACGGGCGCATGGGATCTGTAGCGCGCTGAACGACGATGAACTGTCCCAGCTTGCGCAGGCTGCCGTGCGCGTGACAATTCCACCCGGTCGACAGCTCATAGAAGAGGGCTCTCCTGCCGACGAGTTTTTCAACATCACCGCCGGCACGGTAAAGCTCTTCAAGTCACTCCCCGATGGACGCCGCCAGATTACGGGATTCGTGGGTATTGGCCATTTTCTTGGTCTTGCCGTGTCAGACCGATACGCCTTCGGCGCGGAAGCCATTGATCAGGTCCGTCTCTGCCGTTTCTCGCGCGAGCGGCTTGAAACCGTGATCGACGAATTCCCTCGTCTGGAACGCCGCCTCCGCAATGAAGCCGCTAACGAACTGGTTGCGGCTCAGGATCAGATGCTGCTTCTGGGACGCAAGACCGCCCGCGAAAGAGTCGCCAGCTTCCTTTATGGGCAGATCACTGAACTCTACGGTGATGATATCCCGCAGACCGCCAAACTCCATTTCCCCATGACGCGTGCGGATATCGCCGACTTTCTGGGACTGACCGTGGAAACCGTGAGCCGGACGATCAGTGGCCTGAGACGGGAAGGTCTGATCACGACGGGTGCGAGCCATGAGATCACCGTTCCCGCACCATCCCGCCTGCGGACCATTGCCAGCGGAGAGGAATAA
- a CDS encoding C1 family peptidase, protein MTQRRLGKKPARLDPRTYRLSTPLSFRLPTPPPAVNWAADADWPMWCNDRLGCCTQVSVASAIRTWTGSALTPIVLSDDEVVTNYSAESGYVENDPSTDQGAVEVEVLSRWCREGYERPGQTRDYLTAFGYINPKDTQSVHRAIAMLGGLYIGLTLPQYACVGNNDWVIDPTADNSIAGGHAVWLHGYDSDWLYLNTWGGPRRMSYDFFTTRCDEAYGLISRQNWTNLKGMSPEDEALDDLVEELQSTAG, encoded by the coding sequence ATGACTCAGCGCAGACTGGGCAAGAAGCCCGCTCGTCTGGACCCGCGAACCTACCGTCTTTCCACGCCTCTCAGCTTTCGTCTTCCCACGCCGCCGCCTGCGGTAAACTGGGCCGCAGACGCTGACTGGCCGATGTGGTGCAATGATCGTCTCGGCTGCTGCACGCAGGTGTCCGTCGCGTCCGCCATCCGGACTTGGACCGGCTCAGCCCTCACACCGATTGTTCTGAGTGATGATGAGGTTGTCACCAACTACAGCGCGGAATCCGGATACGTTGAAAATGATCCGTCAACGGATCAGGGCGCGGTCGAGGTTGAAGTCCTGTCCCGCTGGTGTCGCGAAGGTTACGAGCGACCGGGCCAAACACGCGATTATCTGACAGCCTTTGGCTATATCAATCCGAAAGATACGCAGTCCGTTCATCGCGCCATCGCCATGCTGGGTGGCTTGTATATTGGCCTGACTCTTCCCCAGTATGCCTGTGTCGGAAATAATGACTGGGTCATCGACCCAACCGCTGACAATAGCATCGCGGGCGGTCATGCCGTGTGGCTGCACGGATATGATTCCGACTGGCTCTATCTCAACACATGGGGTGGGCCGCGTCGCATGTCCTATGACTTCTTCACCACACGGTGCGATGAAGCCTACGGTCTGATTTCCCGTCAGAACTGGACGAACCTGAAGGGCATGTCGCCGGAAGATGAGGCGCTGGATGATCTCGTCGAGGAACTGCAGTCAACGGCGGGTTAA
- a CDS encoding S-methyl-5'-thioadenosine phosphorylase has product MSNSPAPEIKPVIGIIGGSGLYDIAGLENKEWRRVDTPWGAPSDELLFGTLNGVRCVFLPRHGRGHPIPPSRLNYRANIAAMKIAGVTDIISLSAVGSLREDLPPGHFVIVDQFIDRSFAREKSFFDTGCVAHVSVADPVCPRIGDVAEEKLKELNIAFTRGGTYLVMEGPQFSTRAESELYRSWGCAVIGMTNMPEAKLAREAEICYATVAMVTDYDCWHQDHDSVTVDAVVRVMQQNADHARSLVKEMIPALGQPRGLCPAGCDRALEHALITAPERREPALLSKLEVIAGRVLSSFDN; this is encoded by the coding sequence ATGTCGAATAGTCCCGCGCCTGAGATCAAACCGGTTATCGGCATTATCGGTGGATCGGGGCTGTATGACATCGCCGGCCTTGAGAACAAGGAATGGCGGCGTGTTGACACTCCCTGGGGCGCACCGTCTGACGAACTGCTGTTTGGAACACTGAATGGCGTCCGCTGCGTGTTTCTGCCCCGTCACGGTCGCGGTCATCCGATCCCGCCGTCACGTCTGAACTATCGCGCCAACATCGCGGCGATGAAGATTGCCGGTGTGACGGACATCATCTCTCTCTCGGCTGTCGGCTCCCTGCGCGAGGATCTGCCGCCGGGTCATTTCGTGATCGTGGATCAGTTCATTGACCGCAGTTTTGCCCGTGAGAAGAGCTTCTTCGATACGGGCTGTGTGGCGCATGTTTCCGTGGCTGATCCGGTCTGCCCGCGTATCGGCGATGTTGCGGAAGAGAAGCTGAAAGAGCTGAACATCGCCTTCACCCGTGGCGGCACCTATCTGGTGATGGAAGGTCCGCAATTCTCCACACGGGCCGAGAGCGAACTGTATCGCAGCTGGGGCTGTGCGGTGATCGGCATGACCAACATGCCGGAAGCCAAGCTCGCCCGCGAAGCCGAGATCTGTTACGCGACGGTTGCGATGGTGACTGATTATGACTGCTGGCATCAGGATCATGACAGTGTCACGGTCGATGCGGTCGTGCGCGTCATGCAGCAGAACGCCGACCATGCCCGCTCGCTCGTGAAAGAGATGATCCCGGCGCTGGGTCAGCCGCGTGGTCTCTGCCCGGCCGGGTGTGACCGGGCGCTCGAACATGCGTTGATCACCGCGCCGGAGCGTCGGGAGCCGGCCCTGCTGAGCAAGCTGGAAGTAATTGCCGGGCGTGTGCTCAGCAGTTTCGATAACTGA
- a CDS encoding cytochrome c1, whose product MRVAFFIPVIAAALFSASPMLAQTRPDHDHAAPQHWSFEGALGNFDLAAVQRGYLVYEQVCSSCHGMKHVQFRDLEGMGLDAEAVKSIASGYQIQEGRDLSGALKYRHGLPDDAFPTPVKPAGVPEGVVPPDQSRLTVVYPGGPDRIYALLTGYGPAPAGVTLPSGQLYNRFASGRVIAMKPPLRGGEVHYPDGTSATVEQEARDVTTFLAWVAQPHLVDRHRTGVRVLVYLLCLAILLFILKRRIWSNVE is encoded by the coding sequence GTGAGAGTGGCGTTTTTTATTCCCGTTATTGCAGCAGCGCTTTTCAGTGCATCACCCATGCTCGCGCAGACACGTCCCGATCACGATCATGCCGCACCTCAACACTGGAGTTTTGAAGGGGCGCTGGGTAATTTCGATCTTGCCGCCGTACAGCGTGGATATCTGGTTTACGAACAGGTCTGCTCATCCTGTCACGGTATGAAGCATGTTCAGTTCAGAGACCTCGAAGGTATGGGGCTTGATGCTGAAGCTGTGAAATCCATTGCGTCCGGCTACCAGATTCAGGAGGGACGGGATCTGTCCGGAGCGCTGAAATATCGTCATGGTCTGCCGGATGATGCGTTCCCGACACCCGTAAAACCGGCGGGTGTTCCAGAGGGTGTCGTGCCTCCGGATCAGTCGCGGCTTACTGTCGTATATCCCGGTGGCCCGGACAGGATTTATGCACTGCTCACCGGCTATGGGCCTGCCCCAGCGGGTGTGACGTTGCCGTCGGGTCAGTTGTACAACCGTTTTGCTTCGGGACGGGTGATTGCCATGAAGCCACCGTTGCGGGGCGGTGAGGTTCATTATCCGGACGGCACATCCGCGACGGTCGAACAGGAAGCACGCGACGTCACGACCTTTCTGGCATGGGTCGCGCAGCCGCATCTGGTCGACCGTCATCGCACCGGTGTGCGCGTGCTTGTCTATCTGCTATGCCTCGCAATCCTGCTTTTTATCTTGAAACGGAGAATCTGGTCCAATGTCGAATAG
- a CDS encoding cytochrome b, whose translation MTGSSSSDRENDGSKQDWLDSRLPVRRFLTTQFRSFPMPRSASMLWTVGAMLSAVLVLMLLSGLVLAMNYTPTVAGAFASIEAIERRVPSGWLLRSMHMAGASLFLGALYLHLFRGLYYGSYKKPRELVWLLGLLLLVMTMITAFAGYVLPWGQMSYWGADIAGKALASIPVIGPFTERVFLDGSQPGDGTLHHLFVLHFTLAFAIVAVVGLHVAGVHVAGSGNPSGVEPDRKGSLPFSPYFAIKDAFGVAVFAIVLTAVMFLFPDLVTESANYRPANPLHTPTNIEPEWYFLPFFGMLQAIPFKFGGLVASVGAVVVLFLVPWLDTSPVRSARQRPLIRLSMILLVAAFVALGLAGQHHMEGGWLIIGRCATVFYFFHFLVVLPFVSRRERAVVGDAS comes from the coding sequence ATGACAGGTTCGTCGTCCAGCGACAGGGAGAACGACGGAAGCAAACAGGACTGGCTCGACAGCCGTCTGCCTGTCAGGCGTTTTCTCACCACCCAGTTCCGTTCTTTTCCGATGCCGCGTTCGGCCAGCATGCTCTGGACCGTGGGGGCCATGCTGTCGGCGGTTCTCGTGCTAATGCTGCTATCCGGTCTCGTGCTGGCCATGAATTACACGCCGACAGTAGCAGGAGCATTCGCATCCATTGAGGCGATCGAGCGGCGCGTGCCATCCGGTTGGCTGCTGCGGTCAATGCATATGGCGGGCGCGAGCCTGTTTCTCGGCGCACTTTATCTGCATCTGTTTCGTGGCCTGTATTACGGCTCTTACAAGAAGCCGCGTGAACTGGTGTGGCTGCTCGGTCTGCTACTGCTGGTGATGACCATGATCACCGCCTTTGCCGGATATGTCCTGCCATGGGGGCAGATGTCCTACTGGGGCGCGGATATTGCCGGAAAGGCGCTGGCGTCCATTCCCGTGATCGGGCCGTTTACGGAGCGTGTGTTTCTTGATGGAAGCCAGCCGGGCGACGGCACGCTGCACCATCTTTTCGTGCTGCATTTTACACTGGCATTTGCGATTGTTGCCGTGGTCGGTCTGCATGTGGCGGGCGTGCATGTTGCTGGTTCCGGAAATCCGAGCGGGGTTGAGCCGGACCGGAAGGGAAGTCTGCCTTTCTCACCCTATTTCGCGATCAAGGATGCCTTCGGAGTGGCGGTTTTTGCTATCGTGCTGACTGCGGTGATGTTTCTGTTTCCAGATCTTGTGACAGAATCAGCAAATTATCGTCCCGCCAATCCATTGCATACACCGACCAATATCGAACCGGAATGGTATTTCCTGCCCTTTTTCGGAATGCTTCAGGCAATTCCGTTCAAGTTCGGCGGTCTCGTGGCTTCGGTCGGTGCTGTGGTGGTGCTGTTCCTTGTGCCTTGGCTCGATACGTCCCCTGTGAGATCCGCCCGACAAAGACCGCTCATCCGCCTGTCCATGATCCTGCTCGTTGCCGCGTTCGTGGCGCTGGGTCTGGCCGGACAGCATCACATGGAGGGCGGTTGGCTGATTATCGGCCGATGCGCGACGGTGTTTTACTTCTTCCATTTTCTTGTCGTTCTGCCATTTGTGTCCCGACGTGAGCGCGCGGTTGTGGGGGATGCGTCGTGA
- a CDS encoding heme-dependent oxidative N-demethylase family protein: MSGQTHVRDSYRPPFHVENSAETILRFPFPFPEDSYMYSMNVEPHVRGGPVDAMSHTFDVDEHYVGECAEKARILAEDPKRCMVLPHMRDAEWDFLELGMDSLSTDYPEHFTLKKEGNDWLWENHLLNISQSFVFGDEATLPQAPFEYMARQMQGDFTLHDQRENDLWMDGGMVTSQADWSLKFDMGMSFRQWHAPVPKASEMGIFDRGLRFLLMLQYGRPVRRLNWTMTINPRLDTSPENYMIWGEDRASVTPENVAEKVHLRVELQTLYRLPRSNAILFAIRCYLLPIKDIMTVPKWRKRLHRVLRDLDPALASYKGLDLYRSTVVEFLRPYDDGASLSTGIQPV, encoded by the coding sequence ATGAGCGGCCAGACGCATGTCCGGGATAGTTACCGTCCTCCCTTCCATGTCGAAAACAGTGCGGAAACCATTCTCCGGTTTCCCTTTCCATTTCCGGAAGACAGCTACATGTATTCGATGAATGTCGAACCGCATGTGCGTGGTGGTCCGGTGGACGCCATGAGTCACACATTCGATGTCGATGAGCATTATGTTGGCGAGTGCGCCGAGAAAGCGCGTATTCTTGCAGAAGATCCCAAACGCTGCATGGTGTTGCCGCATATGCGCGATGCGGAATGGGATTTTCTCGAATTGGGAATGGACAGTCTGTCAACAGACTATCCCGAGCATTTTACCCTGAAAAAAGAGGGCAATGACTGGCTCTGGGAAAATCATCTTTTGAACATCAGCCAGTCTTTCGTGTTCGGCGATGAGGCCACTCTTCCGCAGGCGCCTTTCGAATACATGGCGCGACAGATGCAGGGAGATTTTACGCTCCATGACCAGCGTGAGAACGATCTGTGGATGGACGGTGGCATGGTTACGTCGCAGGCGGACTGGTCTCTGAAATTCGATATGGGCATGTCCTTTCGCCAGTGGCATGCGCCAGTCCCCAAGGCTTCCGAAATGGGAATCTTCGATCGTGGTCTCAGGTTTCTGCTGATGCTTCAGTATGGACGACCCGTCAGGCGTCTGAACTGGACTATGACGATCAATCCCAGACTTGATACGTCGCCGGAAAATTACATGATCTGGGGAGAGGACCGCGCATCAGTCACGCCTGAAAACGTGGCGGAAAAAGTGCATCTGCGTGTGGAGCTTCAGACGCTTTATCGTCTGCCGCGTTCAAATGCGATCCTCTTTGCGATCCGCTGCTATCTGCTGCCGATAAAGGACATCATGACAGTGCCGAAGTGGCGGAAGCGTCTGCATCGTGTGCTGCGTGATCTTGATCCGGCGCTGGCTTCCTATAAGGGGCTGGATCTTTATCGTTCCACCGTTGTCGAGTTTTTGCGTCCATATGACGATGGTGCGTCGTTATCAACTGGTATCCAGCCTGTGTAA
- a CDS encoding PDR/VanB family oxidoreductase — translation MAERMGFPAFIERVEGLTPTLRRFVLRKEKQIFPPVSPGSYAALEFGDGEKVYKNAYSIVERSEDGRELTVIVRLAPQSRGGSRFLHEKGRSGLPVWVGSVANLFPIVKTARRHLLLSAGIGITPFLSYLRKLRSIGADYTLHHFCRAEERSAFEALLAEQDQARVSVHTALPSEVGLADWLQDEAIATHVYFCGPEGFMKWVEETTHRCGFAPGKVHSEHFFVPEGGRPFEVILARSGRKIAVKADETLLEALEQADVDAPCMCRGGACGACAVTVLDGQPDHRDHVLTEAERASGNVILTCVSRAKTDTLTLDL, via the coding sequence ATGGCTGAACGAATGGGTTTCCCGGCGTTCATTGAGCGTGTTGAAGGTCTGACGCCGACATTGCGACGGTTCGTGCTCCGTAAGGAGAAGCAGATATTTCCACCTGTCTCACCGGGAAGTTATGCCGCCCTTGAATTCGGGGATGGTGAAAAGGTCTACAAGAATGCCTATTCCATCGTGGAACGTTCGGAGGACGGTCGGGAACTGACGGTGATTGTCCGTCTGGCGCCGCAGTCACGGGGTGGCTCGCGGTTCCTGCACGAAAAAGGGCGATCTGGACTGCCCGTGTGGGTCGGAAGTGTAGCGAACCTCTTTCCGATTGTGAAAACAGCACGGCGTCACCTGCTTCTTTCCGCGGGCATTGGAATCACTCCCTTTCTTTCCTATCTGAGAAAACTGCGTTCCATCGGGGCGGATTACACACTGCATCATTTCTGCCGTGCGGAAGAGCGTTCGGCTTTTGAAGCATTGCTGGCCGAACAGGATCAGGCACGGGTTTCCGTGCATACCGCATTGCCCTCCGAAGTAGGTCTTGCCGACTGGCTGCAGGATGAGGCGATTGCGACTCATGTCTATTTCTGCGGACCTGAAGGGTTCATGAAATGGGTGGAAGAAACCACGCATCGGTGTGGTTTCGCTCCGGGGAAAGTACATTCCGAACATTTCTTCGTGCCGGAAGGCGGAAGGCCGTTTGAGGTCATTCTTGCCCGTAGTGGCCGCAAGATAGCGGTCAAGGCGGATGAGACGCTGCTGGAAGCTCTGGAGCAGGCAGATGTGGACGCGCCCTGCATGTGCCGTGGCGGCGCCTGTGGCGCCTGTGCCGTGACTGTGCTCGATGGGCAGCCGGACCATCGTGACCACGTGCTTACGGAGGCGGAACGCGCCTCGGGCAATGTCATTCTTACCTGTGTGTCCCGTGCGAAAACGGACACGCTCACTCTTGATCTTTAA
- a CDS encoding dimethylamine monooxygenase subunit DmmA family protein — MGTSELPYRPLTFDPDGRRHLFVRENATLAFPEGERPAVFEVWTIEHSSLVKAEPDTCDVRMRSAADLLERLAYRLVREKVGLRLYAAGRPTFLAQVTKVADDAGLCSGEIFLGEPAGSERRVFCVHCDTLHDGVSGDTLVCQGCATELSVRNHYSRALGAYMGAGEPAVVIEAMEAATHG, encoded by the coding sequence ATGGGAACAAGTGAGCTTCCGTACCGGCCTCTGACCTTTGATCCTGATGGACGACGCCACCTGTTTGTCCGTGAAAACGCGACACTGGCATTTCCGGAAGGTGAACGGCCTGCCGTGTTCGAGGTCTGGACTATCGAGCATAGTAGTCTGGTAAAAGCTGAGCCAGACACATGCGATGTGCGGATGCGTTCCGCCGCGGACCTTCTGGAAAGGCTCGCATATCGTCTGGTTCGTGAAAAGGTAGGGCTCCGGCTGTATGCGGCTGGGCGGCCGACCTTTCTCGCCCAGGTGACGAAAGTCGCGGATGACGCAGGTCTGTGTAGCGGGGAAATCTTTCTTGGTGAGCCTGCTGGTTCCGAACGACGAGTGTTCTGCGTGCATTGCGATACGCTTCATGACGGGGTGAGTGGTGATACGCTGGTGTGTCAGGGATGCGCCACGGAACTGTCTGTCCGCAATCATTATTCCCGTGCTCTTGGCGCTTACATGGGAGCGGGCGAACCGGCGGTGGTGATCGAGGCGATGGAGGCGGCGACTCATGGCTGA
- a CDS encoding aminomethyltransferase family protein, protein MTTSWRSSTLADRHRALGSGLEDWNGMATAWSYSTDVRDHHVAVRTKAGLMDVSGLKKIHLVGPHATAILDYATSRNLQKVTPGRSVYATALNDSGKFIDDCVLYRTGPNSWMVVHGAGSLHEMLSQAVVGRNAAMLFDDDLHDLSLQGPVAVDFLERHVPGIRQLNYFHHMQTTLFGAPVMISRTGYTGERGYEIFCKGVDAPLIWDSILEDGKSDGIVPVCFTALDLLRVESYLLFYPYDNSEMYPFEQELAGDTLWELGLNFTVSPGKTHFRGASAHFALKGKERFKIFGLLLDGDVAAREGAAVYDGERKVGVVTCAMVSKLTGKSMALARMDVPYATPGKRIVVRSEDTELPGVTHTLPFDDPEKKKRTIKG, encoded by the coding sequence ATGACCACAAGCTGGCGTTCAAGCACCCTTGCCGATCGTCACCGTGCTCTTGGTTCCGGTCTTGAAGACTGGAACGGCATGGCGACGGCCTGGAGTTATTCCACTGATGTGCGGGATCATCACGTCGCTGTTCGTACGAAGGCAGGCCTGATGGATGTATCAGGCCTGAAGAAAATCCATCTTGTTGGGCCGCATGCGACAGCAATCCTTGATTATGCAACAAGCAGAAATCTCCAGAAGGTCACTCCAGGGCGTTCTGTTTACGCCACTGCTCTCAATGATTCCGGCAAGTTCATTGACGACTGTGTTCTCTATCGTACAGGGCCTAATAGCTGGATGGTGGTGCATGGAGCTGGGTCGTTGCACGAGATGCTCTCGCAGGCAGTTGTAGGACGTAACGCCGCGATGCTGTTCGATGACGATCTGCATGACCTGTCGCTTCAGGGCCCGGTGGCGGTGGATTTTCTTGAGCGTCATGTCCCCGGAATCAGGCAGCTTAACTACTTTCACCATATGCAGACGACACTTTTCGGTGCGCCGGTCATGATCTCCCGCACCGGTTACACCGGAGAGCGTGGGTATGAGATCTTCTGTAAGGGTGTGGACGCGCCACTGATCTGGGATAGTATTCTGGAAGACGGAAAGAGTGATGGTATCGTGCCGGTTTGCTTTACCGCGCTCGACCTGCTGCGTGTCGAAAGCTATCTTCTGTTCTATCCTTATGACAATTCGGAAATGTATCCATTTGAACAGGAACTGGCTGGTGACACGTTGTGGGAACTGGGCCTGAACTTTACCGTCAGCCCCGGCAAGACGCATTTCCGTGGCGCCTCGGCACACTTCGCTCTCAAGGGAAAAGAGCGTTTCAAGATTTTTGGTTTGCTGCTGGATGGTGATGTCGCGGCCAGGGAGGGGGCGGCTGTCTATGATGGTGAACGCAAGGTTGGCGTTGTCACCTGCGCCATGGTCTCGAAACTGACGGGAAAATCGATGGCGCTGGCGCGGATGGACGTGCCTTATGCCACACCGGGGAAACGTATCGTGGTGCGTTCCGAAGACACGGAACTGCCGGGTGTGACCCATACGCTGCCATTCGACGATCCCGAAAAAAAGAAGCGGACGATCAAGGGGTGA